From the genome of Pseudomonas bubulae:
GTGAGGGTGATCTCAGGAGACAGGCCCAGCAGTGGTGCGACTTGTTTTGTCACGTCCTCGGGGTGGGCCTTGGCCCATTCGCCAATAGTGCGTACTTCATCGACCAGGGTTTCGATCACCTTGGGGTGCTGTTCGGCATAAGGCTTGGTAGCCAGATAGAACTGATGGTTGTCAGCGATGCCACTGGCGTCACGCAGGGTGCGCGCTTGCAGCTGTTGTTCGGCGGCTGCCTGGTACGGGTCCCAGATTACCCAGGCATCGACACTGCCGCGTTCAAAGGCAGCACGGGCATCGGCGGGGGGCAGGAACACGGTCTGGATATCGGTGTATTTAAGGCCGGCGTCTTCAAGGGCGCGCACCAGCAGGTAGTGCACGTTGGAGCCTTTGTTGAGGACGACTTTTTTGCCTTTGAGGTCTTTGACCGAGGTGATGGTCGAATCCTTGGGCACCAGAATCGCTTCGCTGGTGGGGGCTGGTGGCTCGTAGGCGACGTAGAGCAAGTCGGCGCCAGCGGCCTGGGCGAACACGGGCGGGGTTTCGCCGGTCACGCCGAAGTCGATGGAGCCCACGTTCAGGCCTTCAAGCAATTGCGGGCCACCGGGGAATTCGGTCCATTGCACGTCAACGCCCTGCTCGGCCAGGCGCTTGTCCAGCGTGCCTTTGGCCTTGAGCAGCATCAGCGTGCCGTATTTCTGATAACCGATGCGCAGGGTATCGGCTTGGGCCTGGGTAACAGCACCGAAGGACACAGCCGCAGCTAAGAGTGCGACCAGACCACGACGCAAAATGACAGGGCGCATGGCGCTCTCCTTTTTTGTTGTTCGGGATTCGGGTAG
Proteins encoded in this window:
- a CDS encoding sulfonate ABC transporter substrate-binding protein, translated to MRPVILRRGLVALLAAAVSFGAVTQAQADTLRIGYQKYGTLMLLKAKGTLDKRLAEQGVDVQWTEFPGGPQLLEGLNVGSIDFGVTGETPPVFAQAAGADLLYVAYEPPAPTSEAILVPKDSTITSVKDLKGKKVVLNKGSNVHYLLVRALEDAGLKYTDIQTVFLPPADARAAFERGSVDAWVIWDPYQAAAEQQLQARTLRDASGIADNHQFYLATKPYAEQHPKVIETLVDEVRTIGEWAKAHPEDVTKQVAPLLGLSPEITLTAVKRQGYGAQFLTPEVVNAQQKIADSFYQLKLIPKPLVVKDVIWTPPANLAKAN